A stretch of DNA from Synergistaceae bacterium:
GCGTCGGAGAACGGTTTGTTCGGATGGGAGGAAGAGCGCGAAATAATCCCGGCAATCTCAGCGGCGAAAACTCTCGGAATCAATGTCGATGGCCCGGTACCTCCAGACACCGTGTTTGTAAAATGCGCGGCTGGTCAATACGACATAGTCGTGGCCATGTACCACGATCAAGGTCATATACCGCTGAAACTGAGCGGCTTCAAGCTGGATTTGAAGACTAACAAATATTTATCGATGAGCGGAGTCAATTGTACCATAGGACTTCCCATCATCAGGACATCCGTCGATCACGGAACGGCTTTCGGCAAAGCTGGCGAAGGCCGAGCTAACGAAGAAAGCCTTGTAGACGCCATAAATATCGGTATTATCATGGCTAAAAATAAATTTAATCTCTAGGCGTGTGTTTAGGAAAGTCACGGATAAATATGATAAATATATGATGGATACACGAATGAAAGGCGGTTCAAAAATGAAAGGCGGTTCAAAATGGTTTTACTTTTGGTGATCGCGGATGATTTCACAGGAGCGCTGGATACCGGCGTCCAATTTTCAAAAAAAAATGTGCCGACCTTGGTGACAACGAATGAAAATATCGACGTCAAATCGATAGGCGTTGACGTGGAGGTACTTGTTGTCGATATCGAGTCGAGACATTCGTCGCCGGAGCAAGCTTACGCGGCCGTACATCGAATCGTCAAAAACGCCGTTCGCGAGGGAGTCCCGTGCTTTTACAAAAAAACCGACTCGGCCCTGCGCGGTAATATCGGAGCAGAACTTTCAGCGCTGCTCGACGCGTCGGACGAAAAGACACTCGCCTTCGTGCCCGCTTTTCCAAAGAGTAAACGCGTCACCATAAAGGGCATTCAGTATATAGAGGGTGTGGAACTCGGCAAGTCTATTTTCTCGGAGGACCCCTTTGAACCTGTCAAAATGAGTTCCGTGGCGGAAATCATACGTCAGCAGACGACACTACCCACGGTGAACATTTCGACGAATAATTACGATAATACCGAAACGACACCCCACGAACGGACGATTTGTGTATACGACGCACAGAGCGATGAGGATTTAGTGCGGCTTGGCGCCGCCCTTAAAAAATCCGGAAGTCTGCGAGCTCTTGCCGGTTGCGCCGGTTTCGCCGAAACACTTTCCGAACTGATGGGCTTGCGCGCGGAGAAAATAGCGTGGGAAGGCAACAAAAAAAATATTCTAATAGTATCGGGCAGCGTCAACCAGAAAACCATAGACCAGATGAATTATGCGAAAAAAGCTGGCTACCACGTTATCACATTGTCGACGGAGCAGAAGTTGGACAGGGGATTTCACACACGCGAAGAGTGCGATAGGCTTGTCGAAAATGTATCCGGCCTTCTTTCGCGCACCGGCAAAGCGATTATAGAAGCCGTCAGCGAACGAGGACAGATACTGGAGTCCGATAGATACGCCAGGCAAAAAGGTATCCCCTCGAATGAACTCCGGCACCTCATAAGCGAGAACATAGCCCAAATAGTGAGACAAATTCTGGACAAAGCCGATGTGGGGAATCTCGTAATTTTTGGTGGCGATACTTTGTATAGCGTTATGAAAAAGATCAAATGTGAGGGGATAATCCCGCTGCTCGAAATATCCCCCGGCGTCGTCGCCGCGAAGACGATTTCAATTTCTCACGGCTTCCGCGTCATCACCAAATCTGGCGGGTTGGGAAACGAAGACGTAATAAAAGTTATCGATAATTTCATATTCGGAGTTCAACATCATGACTAAAATAACGATACCCCTGGATGGCGCTGCGCGAACTCACGAACGGTCCGGTACGTCCTTAATATCCTCATCATGTTGTTGAAACTACCTTCCTAACTGCGCCATAAACTTCTCGAACCTCATCATAAGCGCTGTTTGCTGAGACAATCGCTCCTGCACGCTGCCCATTTTGATTCTGACCCCAAGCTCTCCGATAGTTTTTTGAAGTTCTGGAAGATGTTCCGTGTTGAAAAAAAACTGATAGAATGATATGATCATATTTATAAGTTAAATTAATATACTATATAGGTTTTAGAGAATACCACTTTACGATAATAAATTTAGAATAATAAATTTAGGGAAAAATTAGGAAAAGAGGATTTTTATGCCCAATGTGGATTACAAGGCTCTGAAAAACGGTGGCTTTATACCCCAAAAGCAGAAAGACAATTTTTCTCTGCGGTTGAAAGTGATCGGAGGCAACTTTACCGCTGAGCAACTTATTGCCATCGCGAACGTATCGAAAAAATACGGCGATGGTCACGTACACCTAACCTCACGTCAGGGAGTCGAAATACCTTTTATGAGGCTTGAGGATATTGATTCCGTCAAGTCGGAGTTGTCCGATGGCGGAGTCTTTATAGGGGTTTGCGGACCGAGAGTACGCACCGTGACAGCTTGTCAAGGCAACCAAATTTGTTCCAGTGGCTGTATCGATACCTACGCGCTGGCTGTAGAGATATCCGAACGATATTTAGGAAGAGAACTGCCTCACAAGTTCAAATTTGGGGTGACCGGTTGCCGGAACAACTGCCTCAAAGCGGAAGAAAACGATCTTGGGGTCAAAGGCGGCTACTTGCCCCACTGGGAGAAAACATCGTGTGTCCTCTGCGGAGTCTGTGTCAAGGCTTGTCGCGCAAACGCGCTGTCTGTATCTGCCGGCTGCGTCGTTTTGGACAAAGAAAAGTGTAACAACTGTGGAAGATGCGCTAAATCTTGCCCAACGGACGCGTGGAAAGGAGAATCCGGTTATATTCTTTCTTTTGGAGGTACTTTTGGAAATATGATCGTGAGGGGTAATGAGATTTTCCCGATTATTAAAGACAAGGCAACGCTTTTCCGGGTTACTGACGCCGCTTTGGATTTTTTCGAGAAACACGCTAAACCCAGCGAACGCTTTCGTATCGCCATTGACCGAACCGGTTGGGACGTGTTCAAAACGGCTATGGAGAAGGCTTATCATGCCTGATTACATCTTACATCGTAGACCAGATCGTCGACATTACCGATGTCGTTTGTCCCGTTACCTTCATCAAAGCAAAGGTGGCTTTGGAAGAACTTGAACTTGGACAAGTGCTTTCCATTCGGATGAACGACGGAGAACCGGTGCAAAATATGCCGCGCAGTGTCAAAGAAGAGGAACATGAGATCTTGAAGCTGCTCGATAATGGGGATAGTACCTGGAGCCTCATTGCGCGAAAAGCGTGATCCAATCACAAAAATCGGCAAAGGAGGGAAAAAGTGGTTTCGAATAGGGCAAACGCATCAGGAATAGGCATGAATGATCTAGCATGAATGATCTAACCGTGTGAATAGCTTTTTTTGAGGCAGAATCAAAAGATTGACGAAGAGTTTTATCATAAAGAGCAATAACTCCTGGGATTTTTTAGCTATATCTTGTGTCCAAGCAGTGAAACACTTAGAAAAATCTGTCGGAGAAAGCATAGCAAAGAAACAATTACTTATGTCACGCGAAGGAACACCATAGGGTAAATTCAAAAATGTGGAAAACTATTTCTTTTTGCTTTCACCAAAAAACCCAATATCATGAACGCAATATCATTGAAACCATTACATAAGCACCAAAGAGATGTCCTTTCCGGTCACAATGTAAGATATCCCATCAAGAGCGCTCGTAAACTGTATATCTAATTCTCATGAAATATCGGATCGTCTACGCCGGAAACTGTCTTCACACCAAATTTATCCGCAAGGCATGTGCGGCGGACAGTTTCCTTTACGCGGGTTGTGACGTCAAAATCCACCTGCTGCCGGTGATTTTGATAGTTGTTCCTGAAGAGCGTTTCTTCGCGGTCGATGTTCAGATGCACGACGATGTTGTCGTTGTCCGCCTCGCCGATACTCACGAGGTGCGAATTGAGTAGTGCGATATACGCATCGCAATTCTCCCCCGCGACATACACCCAAAGCTACGCGTTGCCTCACGCCCAAACGCCACAACCCACGAACTGACGATCTTTTGCCAAACGGGATAGGGCTCCGAAAAGTCCGCAAACAGCAGCGTGACATAACGCGTTTTTTCTCTTTCTACATGGACAAACTGTGAATATCGATATTTGCCAATAAATTTTTCACCTGGTAGTCCAAAGTCTGCGCTGCGCTCGGTCAACTCGGAATTGCTCCAACTCCACCACGCAATGTCGAGCAAATCTGCAATATGCTCATCCGTAAAGCGATATTTGATCTGACGCTCTTGTGTTTGATCAAATTCGATGCCGCAGTCGTAACGGTTTGGAAATCGTGGTTCAATTCGACCATGAGGGTAATGTTCTCGGCAATGATGCAGAACTGCCCGATCTGAATGCTGTGTCTGCCGCCGGGGACATCGAAGTTTATCCCGGACTGAATTTCCATTCCTACAACATAACTTCCGCGACTGATCGTAAACGCAGGAAGCGGCTTAACCCTGCAGATTCATAGTGCAGACTCTCGTGTCGCTGACACTGTCAACCGGGACGCCTATGTTAGAAATAATCATAGTATTTACGGTATAAACGGAGCAAAGAGAGACAGTTTAGGCGAGCTTGCCTGATTTTTGCCTTATGGGAAGCGCTTTCACCATCTTTTTCTGGATCCCACCATC
This window harbors:
- a CDS encoding four-carbon acid sugar kinase family protein, whose product is MVLLLVIADDFTGALDTGVQFSKKNVPTLVTTNENIDVKSIGVDVEVLVVDIESRHSSPEQAYAAVHRIVKNAVREGVPCFYKKTDSALRGNIGAELSALLDASDEKTLAFVPAFPKSKRVTIKGIQYIEGVELGKSIFSEDPFEPVKMSSVAEIIRQQTTLPTVNISTNNYDNTETTPHERTICVYDAQSDEDLVRLGAALKKSGSLRALAGCAGFAETLSELMGLRAEKIAWEGNKKNILIVSGSVNQKTIDQMNYAKKAGYHVITLSTEQKLDRGFHTREECDRLVENVSGLLSRTGKAIIEAVSERGQILESDRYARQKGIPSNELRHLISENIAQIVRQILDKADVGNLVIFGGDTLYSVMKKIKCEGIIPLLEISPGVVAAKTISISHGFRVITKSGGLGNEDVIKVIDNFIFGVQHHD
- a CDS encoding 4Fe-4S binding protein; this translates as MPNVDYKALKNGGFIPQKQKDNFSLRLKVIGGNFTAEQLIAIANVSKKYGDGHVHLTSRQGVEIPFMRLEDIDSVKSELSDGGVFIGVCGPRVRTVTACQGNQICSSGCIDTYALAVEISERYLGRELPHKFKFGVTGCRNNCLKAEENDLGVKGGYLPHWEKTSCVLCGVCVKACRANALSVSAGCVVLDKEKCNNCGRCAKSCPTDAWKGESGYILSFGGTFGNMIVRGNEIFPIIKDKATLFRVTDAALDFFEKHAKPSERFRIAIDRTGWDVFKTAMEKAYHA
- a CDS encoding sulfurtransferase TusA family protein, whose protein sequence is MGRVQNGYGEGLSCLITSYIVDQIVDITDVVCPVTFIKAKVALEELELGQVLSIRMNDGEPVQNMPRSVKEEEHEILKLLDNGDSTWSLIARKA